One window of the uncultured Paludibaculum sp. genome contains the following:
- a CDS encoding MFS transporter, translating into MASKLRWLAIAVFALANALNFMDRQILAALAPQLMREFHISASGYGDVILAFSLTYALAAPLAGLLIDRLGLRYGASIAVGVWSFAGMATGWTSSLLGLTLSRALLGVGESGGIPATGKASALYLPPRERAMGAAVFQVGLTLGAIAAPLLAETIARLYGWRMAFVMLGAFGFLWIPLWFLVHKRVPQLPEKKTASPARTILQDRRYWALLASNVLLMSVYSLWVNWTTVFLVRVHNMPQHEANFQLAWIPPIFATAGGLFGGWLTMRWAGQKADVTPARLRVILCGSLLLLVGALVPFMPTPGLATAFICLSFFACVASSVNIYALPLDLFGAGHAAFAVSGLTSVYGLLQGVFSSGVGRVVDRYGFTPVCLGVAVLPMASWLVLHLALRPKA; encoded by the coding sequence ATGGCTTCCAAACTCCGCTGGCTCGCCATCGCCGTCTTCGCGCTGGCCAACGCCCTCAACTTCATGGACCGCCAGATCCTGGCCGCCCTCGCTCCGCAGTTGATGCGTGAGTTCCACATCAGCGCCAGCGGCTACGGCGACGTCATCCTGGCCTTCTCATTGACCTACGCTCTCGCCGCGCCTCTGGCGGGGCTGCTCATCGATCGCCTCGGGCTGCGATACGGTGCGTCCATCGCCGTGGGTGTCTGGTCCTTCGCCGGAATGGCCACCGGTTGGACGTCCTCACTGCTGGGCCTCACGCTCAGCCGCGCACTCCTGGGCGTAGGCGAATCCGGAGGCATCCCAGCCACCGGCAAAGCCTCGGCACTCTACCTGCCGCCGCGCGAACGAGCCATGGGCGCTGCCGTCTTCCAGGTCGGCCTGACCCTGGGCGCCATCGCCGCCCCACTCCTCGCCGAAACAATAGCGAGACTCTACGGTTGGCGCATGGCCTTCGTGATGTTGGGAGCCTTCGGGTTCCTCTGGATCCCGCTCTGGTTCCTCGTCCACAAGCGCGTCCCCCAGTTGCCGGAGAAAAAGACAGCCTCCCCCGCGCGAACGATTTTGCAGGATCGCCGCTATTGGGCGCTGCTCGCGTCGAATGTTCTGCTGATGTCGGTCTACTCGCTGTGGGTGAACTGGACCACTGTCTTTCTCGTACGCGTCCACAACATGCCGCAGCACGAGGCCAACTTCCAACTGGCCTGGATCCCGCCCATCTTCGCCACCGCCGGAGGCCTCTTCGGAGGCTGGCTCACCATGCGTTGGGCTGGCCAAAAGGCTGACGTGACGCCCGCTCGTCTGCGTGTCATCCTCTGTGGATCCCTACTGCTCCTCGTCGGAGCCCTGGTGCCCTTCATGCCCACTCCGGGCCTGGCCACCGCCTTCATCTGTCTGTCGTTCTTCGCCTGCGTCGCATCGAGCGTCAACATCTACGCGTTGCCGCTTGACCTCTTTGGAGCAGGACATGCCGCGTTTGCCGTTTCCGGCTTGACCAGTGTCTATGGTTTGCTGCAGGGTGTATTTTCGAGTGGGGTCGGCCGCGTCGTCGATCGGTATGGTTTCACTCCAGTCTGTTTAGGAGTCGCGGTGCTGCCCATGGCATCCTGGCTGGTGTTGCATCTCGCACTGCGCCCGAAAGCATGA
- a CDS encoding YdcH family protein: protein MEKFSQEELKAYLTQANDEFRALAEKHAEYKRQIDAIEHKSPMTAEDEIEEHRLKKLKLHIKDQMQEIMSRHRATQPA, encoded by the coding sequence ATGGAGAAATTCTCGCAGGAAGAGCTCAAGGCGTACCTGACGCAAGCCAACGATGAGTTTCGAGCGCTCGCCGAGAAGCATGCCGAGTACAAGCGGCAAATCGACGCGATCGAACACAAGTCGCCAATGACTGCAGAAGACGAGATTGAGGAACACCGGCTGAAGAAACTGAAGCTCCACATCAAGGATCAGATGCAGGAGATCATGAGCCGGCACCGAGCTACTCAACCAGCTTGA
- a CDS encoding glycosyltransferase, which translates to MKQFLKRALFSLLGKEPEAVIAVFGPGPHGDKLRELVPDRRVVYIPVEKGDSTGEIWLRARRALAPYRVGLAAVPVSDRRILTVACTVCAGKVLGFHGNLDRHHIHWSTPIASALFVAGVPLDRIWLRPSWWPGRKREVSDLPRVWRRIPGRPARPEALKVAVLSPYCPYPLSHGGAVRIYNLLKNASSYCDVTIFAFEDGQSESDFAHLTEFCTNLYIAKKPRYREPRWSTLLPPEVCEFYTPELQRQLQQELNGQILQVEYTMLGRYGGDVLVEHDVTWDLFQQIHTREHSLQSWWDLYRWQRFEKKVLKTFPKVVAMSDKDAGLLNHPGTTVIANGVDLERFQPEPEQGIARRLLFIGSFRHFPNVAAYRFFREEVWPILSNQIGDLQVDVVAGPDPHLYWSQPPGDDRIRLQGFVSDVRPLYKDTHLVLIPTVVSAGTNLKALEAMAMQRAIVSTPSGVAGLGLEHGKSVWIAETARAFAEGIQHLLENKEQRTALAREAYLLAKEQYGWPALAERQVDVWRKR; encoded by the coding sequence ATGAAGCAGTTTCTCAAGCGCGCTCTCTTCTCGCTGCTCGGCAAGGAACCCGAGGCGGTGATCGCCGTTTTTGGTCCCGGGCCGCATGGTGACAAACTGCGCGAACTAGTACCCGATCGACGAGTGGTATATATCCCCGTCGAGAAGGGGGATAGTACTGGCGAAATCTGGCTCAGGGCGCGACGCGCCTTGGCCCCCTACCGGGTAGGGCTCGCCGCGGTGCCCGTTTCGGACCGTCGAATTCTGACGGTGGCTTGTACCGTTTGTGCCGGCAAAGTGCTCGGTTTTCACGGTAATTTGGACCGTCACCATATTCACTGGTCGACACCCATTGCTTCGGCCCTTTTCGTGGCCGGAGTGCCCTTGGACCGAATCTGGCTGCGGCCGTCCTGGTGGCCCGGACGCAAGCGCGAAGTCTCTGATTTGCCTAGAGTTTGGCGTCGAATCCCAGGCCGCCCGGCGCGGCCCGAGGCGCTCAAAGTGGCCGTCCTGAGCCCCTACTGCCCCTACCCTCTGTCGCATGGCGGAGCCGTTCGCATCTACAATTTACTCAAGAACGCATCGTCATATTGTGATGTGACGATATTTGCCTTTGAGGACGGCCAATCCGAATCCGACTTCGCGCACCTGACTGAATTCTGCACAAACTTGTATATCGCGAAGAAGCCGCGCTACCGGGAACCGCGCTGGTCGACACTTTTGCCGCCCGAAGTTTGCGAGTTCTACACCCCCGAACTGCAGCGCCAATTGCAGCAGGAATTGAATGGTCAAATCTTGCAAGTAGAGTACACAATGTTGGGCCGCTACGGCGGTGACGTCCTGGTGGAGCACGATGTCACCTGGGACCTCTTTCAGCAAATCCATACACGCGAGCATTCTTTGCAGTCCTGGTGGGACCTCTATCGCTGGCAGCGTTTTGAAAAGAAGGTCCTCAAGACTTTCCCCAAAGTTGTGGCGATGAGTGACAAAGATGCCGGGCTTCTGAACCATCCAGGCACAACCGTGATTGCGAACGGTGTCGACCTGGAGCGTTTCCAACCCGAACCGGAGCAGGGCATTGCGCGCCGCCTGTTGTTCATCGGCAGCTTCCGCCACTTCCCCAACGTGGCCGCCTATCGCTTCTTCCGGGAAGAGGTCTGGCCCATTCTTTCCAACCAGATAGGCGATCTCCAGGTAGACGTTGTGGCTGGCCCCGACCCGCATCTCTACTGGAGCCAGCCGCCCGGAGACGACCGCATCCGCCTGCAGGGCTTCGTCTCCGATGTGCGTCCGCTGTACAAGGACACTCACCTGGTACTGATTCCGACAGTGGTTTCGGCGGGCACGAACCTCAAGGCATTGGAAGCAATGGCGATGCAGCGCGCCATCGTCTCGACGCCCTCCGGTGTTGCAGGCCTGGGCCTCGAACACGGCAAGAGCGTCTGGATCGCCGAGACGGCCCGGGCGTTCGCGGAAGGCATCCAGCATCTTCTGGAGAATAAAGAGCAAAGAACGGCCCTCGCCCGGGAGGCCTATCTGCTGGCAAAAGAACAGTATGGCTGGCCCGCGTTAGCGGAGAGACAGGTGGACGTATGGCGGAAGCGATGA
- a CDS encoding GNAT family N-acetyltransferase, protein MTIRPMTMADLAVIERIQEANPTGAQWNPIDYLAYTTTMAEIGGAVVGFLCVHPLPNGVDGRTEAEILNLAIDPAHKRKGVATALLAKIDFQVIYLDVRENNRPALEFYRKFGFRKTGHRRKYYHHPVEDSIMMTRG, encoded by the coding sequence ATGACGATCAGGCCGATGACAATGGCGGATCTTGCCGTGATCGAACGGATTCAGGAAGCGAACCCCACCGGTGCGCAGTGGAACCCTATCGACTATCTGGCCTACACGACCACGATGGCCGAGATCGGTGGAGCCGTGGTGGGCTTCCTTTGCGTGCATCCCCTTCCAAATGGGGTAGATGGACGAACCGAAGCCGAGATCCTCAATCTGGCCATCGACCCGGCGCACAAGCGGAAAGGGGTGGCCACCGCCTTGCTCGCGAAAATTGACTTTCAAGTCATCTATTTGGATGTGAGAGAGAACAACCGGCCCGCGCTGGAGTTTTATCGCAAGTTCGGCTTCCGAAAAACCGGGCATCGGAGGAAGTACTACCACCATCCAGTGGAAGATTCCATCATGATGACCCGAGGATAA
- a CDS encoding glycosyltransferase family 2 protein, translated as MVELAVIVPTFNEKANVLPLTEAVGRALNGIEYEIVFVDDDSADGTSEQVRALAQANPRVRILQRINRKGLSSAVVEGMMSTSTPYLAVIDGDLQHDERILPQMLAKLKQEKLDIVVGSRHIEGGGMGEFSKARVLLSNAGKALSRSICKTPVSDPMSGFFLLDRRFLDDVVRELSSTGFKILLDLLASARRPVKLGEVPYTFRLRERGQSKLNIIVSLEYLHLILDKWVGEYVPVTYVIFGMVGAFGVLVNLSIIFLMLRFGMEFSNAFIWSSSLVIAVNFFLNNALTFRSRRLHGTRLVGGLVLFYAACSIGLIVNLEIANSLRALGVSVWLAGLAGVTLSSVWNYWITSILVWRAHRRGLRRPAMS; from the coding sequence ATGGTGGAACTTGCGGTCATCGTCCCTACTTTCAACGAGAAAGCCAACGTTCTACCATTGACGGAAGCGGTCGGTCGCGCGCTGAATGGCATCGAATACGAGATCGTATTCGTCGACGACGACTCAGCCGACGGCACTTCCGAGCAGGTTCGGGCCCTCGCGCAGGCCAACCCTCGGGTTCGTATCCTCCAAAGAATCAATAGGAAAGGCCTCTCGTCAGCCGTTGTCGAGGGCATGATGTCGACCAGCACGCCCTATCTGGCGGTGATCGATGGCGACCTGCAACACGACGAGCGCATCCTGCCCCAGATGCTGGCTAAGTTGAAGCAGGAGAAGCTGGATATCGTCGTCGGCTCGCGTCACATCGAGGGCGGCGGCATGGGCGAGTTCTCAAAAGCACGCGTGCTGCTCTCGAACGCCGGCAAGGCCCTGAGCCGGTCGATCTGCAAGACTCCCGTCTCCGACCCAATGAGCGGCTTCTTCCTGCTGGACCGGCGTTTCCTCGACGATGTGGTCCGCGAACTCTCCAGCACCGGCTTCAAGATTCTGCTGGACTTACTGGCCAGCGCCCGGCGGCCGGTGAAGCTGGGCGAGGTGCCCTACACGTTCCGCCTGCGCGAGCGTGGCCAGAGCAAACTGAACATCATCGTCAGCCTGGAGTACCTGCATCTCATTCTGGACAAATGGGTTGGCGAGTACGTGCCGGTCACCTACGTGATCTTCGGCATGGTGGGCGCCTTCGGTGTCCTGGTGAACCTGTCCATCATCTTCCTGATGCTGCGCTTTGGGATGGAGTTTTCCAATGCCTTCATCTGGTCGTCGTCGCTCGTCATTGCGGTGAACTTCTTCCTGAACAATGCGTTGACGTTCCGCTCCAGGCGCCTGCACGGAACGCGCCTCGTCGGCGGACTAGTCCTGTTCTACGCGGCCTGTTCCATTGGCCTGATCGTGAATCTGGAAATCGCCAACAGTTTGCGGGCGCTGGGCGTCTCGGTCTGGCTAGCCGGCCTGGCGGGCGTCACGCTGTCGTCAGTCTGGAACTACTGGATCACGTCGATTCTGGTGTGGCGGGCTCACCGTAGAGGCCTACGGCGGCCCGCCATGTCGTAG